In Mucilaginibacter celer, one DNA window encodes the following:
- a CDS encoding acetyl-CoA carboxylase carboxyltransferase subunit alpha yields the protein MKITFDFEKPLAELQQQIEKVKQVEEKNKLDMSATVAELEGKLEEAKKDIYNNLTGWQKVQISRHPERPYTLQYIELMCDDFIELHGDRTVGDDKAIIGGFGTLNGQTVMFIGHQKGRNTKERQYRNFGMANPEGYRKALRLMKMAEKFNKPIVTLIDTPGAYPGLEAEERGQGEAIARNLLEMAVLKVPVICVIIGEGASGGALGIGIGDKVMMLDNSWYSVISPENCSTILWKTWENKERAAEVLKLTSTEMLKNKLIDGVIKEPLGGAHQDPVAMAGILKKQLLKDLKTLGEKNIDELVAERIDKFCSMGVVNE from the coding sequence ATGAAGATCACATTCGATTTTGAAAAGCCACTGGCTGAGTTACAGCAGCAGATTGAAAAGGTAAAACAGGTTGAGGAAAAAAATAAACTCGACATGTCGGCCACCGTTGCCGAACTTGAAGGTAAGCTGGAAGAAGCCAAAAAAGATATATACAACAACCTTACCGGTTGGCAAAAAGTTCAGATATCACGTCACCCCGAAAGGCCTTATACTTTGCAGTACATCGAGCTGATGTGCGATGATTTTATTGAACTGCATGGCGACCGTACCGTGGGCGATGATAAAGCTATTATTGGCGGTTTCGGTACTTTGAATGGTCAGACGGTAATGTTTATCGGTCACCAGAAAGGCCGTAACACCAAAGAGCGCCAATACCGCAACTTCGGTATGGCTAACCCCGAGGGTTACCGCAAAGCTTTAAGGCTGATGAAAATGGCCGAGAAATTCAACAAGCCTATTGTCACCCTGATTGATACTCCGGGAGCATATCCTGGCCTGGAAGCTGAAGAGCGCGGTCAGGGTGAAGCCATTGCCCGCAACCTGCTGGAGATGGCCGTATTGAAAGTGCCGGTTATCTGCGTAATTATTGGCGAAGGTGCATCGGGCGGTGCATTGGGTATTGGTATTGGCGATAAGGTGATGATGCTGGATAACTCATGGTATTCGGTAATTTCGCCCGAAAACTGCTCAACCATCCTTTGGAAAACCTGGGAAAATAAAGAGCGCGCTGCCGAGGTATTGAAACTAACCTCGACAGAAATGTTGAAAAACAAACTGATTGACGGGGTAATTAAAGAACCACTTGGCGGTGCCCACCAGGATCCGGTTGCTATGGCAGGCATCCTGAAAAAGCAATTGCTAAAAGATTTGAAAACCCTTGGAGAAAAAAACATCGACGAACTGGTTGCCGAACGTATCGACAAATTCTGCTCGATGGGTGTAGTTAATGAATAA
- a CDS encoding acyl-ACP desaturase: MEFFVEKRREVMVHIEKFMLEKINEYLKPIDTIWQPSDFLPDSSRDSFFSEIKELQESAAGLSYDLIAVLIGDTITEEALPTYESWLTMVQGVSDNEEGGWMRWTRHWTGEENRHGDLLNKYLYLSGRVNMRMMEISTQYLIADGFDIGTGHDPYRNFIYTSFQELATNVSHRRVASQAKKYGDTLLSKMCGVIASDEARHAKAYKYFIEKIFEVDPSEAMIAFEDMMRKKIVMPAHFLREVGLKVGQTFGHFTDAAQRLGIYTAIDYVDILKELLEDWHIESVTDLNEAGEKARDYVMNLPARLLRVAERMKNPMLEYKFTWING; encoded by the coding sequence ATGGAATTTTTTGTAGAAAAGCGCAGAGAAGTAATGGTGCACATTGAGAAGTTCATGTTAGAAAAGATCAATGAGTATTTAAAGCCCATTGATACCATCTGGCAGCCTTCTGATTTTTTGCCTGATTCTTCAAGAGATTCATTTTTTAGCGAGATCAAAGAACTACAGGAAAGCGCCGCAGGCTTATCTTATGATTTGATTGCCGTATTAATTGGCGATACCATTACCGAGGAGGCGCTGCCTACCTACGAATCATGGTTAACCATGGTGCAAGGGGTATCAGATAACGAAGAAGGCGGCTGGATGCGCTGGACCCGCCACTGGACCGGTGAAGAAAACCGCCACGGCGATTTGCTTAATAAATACCTTTATCTGTCGGGCCGGGTTAATATGCGTATGATGGAGATCTCAACGCAGTACCTTATTGCCGATGGTTTTGATATCGGTACCGGGCACGATCCTTACCGTAACTTTATTTATACCTCCTTCCAGGAGCTGGCCACCAACGTATCGCACCGCCGCGTGGCATCGCAGGCTAAAAAATATGGCGATACGCTGCTCTCAAAAATGTGCGGCGTAATTGCATCAGACGAAGCCCGCCACGCCAAAGCTTACAAATACTTTATCGAAAAAATATTTGAGGTTGACCCAAGCGAAGCCATGATAGCCTTTGAGGATATGATGCGCAAAAAGATTGTAATGCCTGCTCACTTTTTAAGGGAAGTTGGTTTAAAAGTTGGCCAAACCTTTGGTCACTTTACCGATGCAGCCCAGCGTTTAGGTATTTATACCGCTATTGATTATGTTGATATCCTGAAAGAACTACTTGAAGACTGGCACATAGAAAGCGTAACCGACCTGAACGAAGCCGGCGAAAAAGCCCGCGATTACGTAATGAACCTGCCTGCCCGTTTACTGCGTGTTGCCGAGCGTATGAAAAACCCCATGCTGGAATATAAGTTTACCTGGATTAACGGGTAG
- a CDS encoding DUF4846 domain-containing protein has translation MKALITCLLLFFHIAAPAPDNILKRFAVPAGYHRIAPPPGSFGAWLQALPLKPAGTSTKTYKGDIARTDVYTAAVIDMSVGNQDLQQCADAVMRLRGEYLYQQKKYNEISFNFTSGFKCDYEHYAKGYRYKNDHWVLKTKPDYSYPTFLNYMNLVFCYAGTLSLQKELKTVTNPAEVKAGDVFIHGGSPGHCFIVLDVVENAAHQQQFLLAQSFMPAQNIQVLKYLSPWFAMDKHSGILYGELISKDYLKRF, from the coding sequence ATGAAAGCCCTGATCACCTGCCTGCTATTGTTTTTCCATATTGCCGCCCCTGCACCCGATAATATTTTGAAACGTTTTGCAGTACCGGCAGGTTATCACCGCATAGCACCGCCTCCGGGCAGTTTTGGTGCCTGGTTACAAGCCTTACCGCTTAAACCGGCAGGTACATCCACCAAAACCTATAAAGGCGATATTGCCAGAACGGATGTGTACACCGCTGCCGTTATTGACATGAGCGTAGGCAACCAGGACCTGCAACAATGTGCCGATGCCGTAATGCGCCTGCGTGGTGAATATCTTTATCAACAGAAAAAATACAATGAAATAAGCTTCAACTTTACCAGCGGTTTCAAATGTGATTATGAGCATTACGCCAAAGGTTACCGCTATAAAAACGATCATTGGGTGTTAAAAACCAAACCCGACTATTCGTATCCAACGTTTTTAAATTACATGAACCTGGTGTTTTGCTATGCCGGTACCCTGTCCTTACAAAAAGAATTAAAAACAGTTACCAACCCTGCCGAGGTTAAGGCTGGCGATGTGTTTATCCACGGAGGATCGCCGGGACATTGTTTTATTGTGCTTGATGTGGTGGAGAACGCCGCCCATCAACAGCAGTTTTTACTGGCCCAGAGCTTTATGCCGGCGCAAAATATCCAGGTGTTAAAATACCTTTCGCCCTGGTTTGCTATGGATAAGCATAGCGGGATACTTTATGGCGAATTGATTAGTAAGGATTATTTGAAGCGGTTTTAG
- a CDS encoding M23 family metallopeptidase, giving the protein MQKTILLFSFLLISTVALAQSDTSIFTKFNNFNNSVLNGGIKKAEAKKQFEEIMSYINSKEIVRSEVVTNKGQWVFPLKGYKSSAIGGIHGNGYFDKGYRFLDGNKHGAHPAHDIFITDRNQDCIDDRTQKTVDVIAVDEGWVISCTNKWEPTSDMRGGKFIWIYHPASKVFTYYAHNNHIFVKPGDHVKQGQKIAEVGRTGYNAYKKRSPTHLHFSEFKLVDGVPVPFNPYQQLLKAKTL; this is encoded by the coding sequence ATGCAAAAAACAATCCTGCTTTTTTCTTTTCTCCTGATTTCAACCGTTGCTTTAGCGCAATCAGATACTTCCATATTTACCAAATTCAACAATTTCAACAACAGCGTTTTAAATGGCGGGATAAAAAAAGCCGAAGCAAAAAAACAGTTTGAGGAAATAATGAGCTATATCAATTCGAAAGAGATAGTACGCAGCGAAGTGGTTACGAACAAAGGACAATGGGTATTCCCTTTAAAAGGCTATAAAAGCAGCGCCATAGGCGGTATCCATGGCAACGGCTATTTTGATAAAGGCTACAGATTTTTAGATGGCAACAAACACGGTGCCCATCCCGCTCACGATATTTTTATAACCGATCGAAACCAGGATTGTATTGACGACCGCACCCAAAAAACTGTTGACGTAATTGCAGTAGATGAAGGCTGGGTGATTTCCTGCACCAATAAATGGGAACCTACCAGTGATATGCGTGGCGGAAAATTTATCTGGATCTATCACCCGGCAAGTAAAGTTTTCACCTATTACGCTCACAACAACCATATTTTTGTAAAGCCCGGCGATCACGTAAAACAAGGCCAGAAAATTGCCGAAGTTGGTCGTACCGGTTATAACGCCTACAAAAAACGTTCACCAACCCACCTGCATTTCTCCGAGTTTAAACTGGTGGACGGCGTTCCTGTTCCTTTTAATCCTTATCAACAATTACTTAAAGCCAAAACCTTATGA
- a CDS encoding sensor histidine kinase: MFVQITNEELIRETSKKAWYQTNNIIWTIIFLYPLFSIVDYIYANNYWLQFFIIRIITILVIYGLFSYFQHKKFSYRILLHISFFFLSTTAAVLCNLVNIQFLTVYFLLFATIILFFNLQVFWEPLNSIIQTMIALLLLAIFFNQLSEYNLDLVLSNGGQVFFIIAAVSCLIPGARYKVILREVRSQILIEKSNEQLKQQNRDINEKNNLIDMQYEQLRKLDSQKNSFINIAGHDLKNLIGSIVMSNNMIKEEEFRLSTDQKEFVGYISESADKMQYMLNKLMDVKEIESPEMKFNMEIFDINVEVMHVFKGLYETAQMKNIHLVDNVLKLPLNVRLDKVFTGQVFQNLLSNAIKFSQTNNSIKVITSLQRQKFVFEIIDEGIAIGQQELDMMFNKLKTLNDTHGVTESRLGLGLSIAKLMTQEMGGELTYRSDDNGNYFRVEFYVIN; this comes from the coding sequence ATGTTTGTTCAAATTACTAACGAAGAATTAATTAGAGAGACCTCAAAAAAAGCGTGGTACCAAACCAATAATATAATCTGGACAATTATATTCCTGTACCCCCTGTTTAGTATTGTTGATTACATCTATGCCAATAACTACTGGCTGCAGTTTTTTATTATCCGTATCATTACCATTTTAGTTATCTACGGGCTTTTCAGTTATTTTCAGCATAAAAAATTCAGTTACCGCATATTGCTGCATATCAGCTTTTTCTTTTTGTCAACCACGGCGGCAGTGCTTTGCAATTTGGTTAACATTCAGTTTTTAACGGTTTACTTTTTGTTGTTTGCCACTATTATTTTGTTTTTTAACCTGCAGGTTTTTTGGGAGCCGCTAAACTCAATCATTCAAACCATGATTGCGCTTTTGCTGCTGGCCATATTTTTTAACCAGCTAAGCGAATACAACCTCGATTTGGTGCTGAGCAACGGCGGGCAGGTGTTTTTTATCATCGCGGCGGTATCATGCTTAATACCGGGTGCCAGATACAAGGTGATTTTGCGCGAGGTACGCTCACAGATCCTGATCGAAAAATCGAACGAGCAGTTGAAACAGCAAAACAGGGATATCAACGAAAAAAACAACCTGATTGATATGCAGTACGAACAACTGCGTAAGTTGGACAGCCAGAAAAACAGCTTTATCAATATTGCCGGTCACGATTTAAAAAACCTCATCGGCTCGATAGTGATGAGTAATAATATGATCAAAGAAGAGGAGTTTCGCCTTAGCACCGATCAGAAGGAGTTTGTGGGCTACATTTCCGAATCGGCCGATAAGATGCAGTATATGCTTAACAAGCTGATGGATGTGAAGGAGATCGAATCGCCGGAGATGAAGTTTAATATGGAGATCTTCGATATCAACGTTGAGGTGATGCACGTTTTTAAAGGCCTGTACGAAACAGCCCAGATGAAAAACATCCACCTTGTTGATAATGTACTGAAGCTGCCGCTAAACGTACGGTTGGATAAAGTATTTACAGGCCAGGTATTTCAAAACCTGTTATCAAACGCTATTAAATTTTCGCAAACCAATAACAGCATTAAGGTAATTACCAGCCTGCAGCGCCAGAAATTTGTTTTTGAAATTATTGACGAAGGCATCGCCATTGGCCAGCAGGAACTGGATATGATGTTTAACAAACTCAAAACCCTTAACGATACCCACGGCGTTACCGAAAGCCGCTTAGGTTTGGGCTTATCAATAGCCAAACTGATGACGCAGGAAATGGGCGGCGAGCTTACCTACCGCAGCGACGACAACGGTAATTATTTCAGAGTAGAATTTTACGTAATAAATTAA
- a CDS encoding glycoside hydrolase family 5 protein codes for MFAKSSPITQKARALAFARAKSLNNGISISWLEQTWDENNLAQNAPAKADFLLLKKLGFKSIRLPVAFTSFSSKITTAQLFTYIDKVVKQCDIYGFKLVIDYHYGQLSDNNYLTETPKIIDLWLKLTKRYNNTSYNNLFFEVYNEPPHINPKVWKDAAYNIVTAIRKIDKQRTLIVGASNYNSIYELSRFERLADENIIYTFHFYEPFFFTHQGADWVGDQVATTGVSFPYSAENFPTLNPKAKNTPGESNYRMYPRDGNEQSINDKLQIVKNWALKYDVPIICGEYGVYNKYADQDSRCRYIKAVRKALKRLEIPGMLWDYNSSFSLFTGKPAVETLPSCMVDAIADRP; via the coding sequence TTGTTTGCAAAAAGCAGTCCAATTACCCAAAAGGCCCGGGCGCTGGCTTTTGCGCGTGCCAAAAGTTTAAATAACGGCATCAGTATTTCATGGCTGGAGCAAACCTGGGATGAAAACAACCTTGCCCAAAATGCCCCAGCCAAAGCCGATTTTTTACTGCTTAAAAAGCTTGGCTTTAAAAGCATCAGGCTGCCCGTTGCTTTTACTTCCTTCAGCTCAAAAATCACCACGGCGCAATTATTTACCTATATAGATAAAGTAGTTAAACAATGCGACATATACGGATTTAAGTTGGTTATAGATTACCATTACGGCCAGTTAAGCGATAATAATTATCTCACCGAAACACCTAAAATAATTGATTTGTGGCTAAAATTAACCAAAAGGTATAATAACACAAGTTATAACAACTTATTTTTTGAGGTATATAACGAACCGCCCCATATTAACCCCAAAGTGTGGAAGGACGCCGCATATAATATTGTAACCGCCATACGTAAAATTGATAAGCAGCGCACGCTTATTGTAGGTGCCTCAAACTATAACAGCATCTACGAGCTGAGCCGCTTTGAAAGGCTGGCCGACGAAAATATCATTTACACCTTTCACTTTTACGAACCCTTTTTTTTTACCCACCAGGGTGCCGATTGGGTGGGCGACCAGGTGGCTACCACCGGGGTATCATTTCCTTATAGTGCGGAAAATTTTCCTACACTTAACCCAAAAGCAAAAAACACCCCCGGCGAAAGCAACTACCGTATGTATCCGCGCGATGGTAACGAACAATCAATAAATGATAAGCTGCAAATAGTGAAAAACTGGGCGCTTAAATACGATGTACCCATTATTTGCGGCGAGTACGGGGTATATAACAAGTATGCCGACCAAGACAGCCGCTGCCGCTACATTAAAGCAGTTAGGAAAGCTTTAAAACGGTTGGAAATCCCGGGCATGCTTTGGGATTATAACAGCAGTTTTTCATTATTTACCGGTAAACCTGCTGTGGAAACGCTGCCATCGTGTATGGTTGACGCAATTGCCGACAGGCCCTGA
- a CDS encoding aldo/keto reductase → MNYKLLGRSGLKVSELCLGAMGFGTEAGWGADKEGSFAIMDAFANAGGNFIDTANVYKLGTSEKIIGEYLGNHDRDYFVLATKYTLKDNITNPNASGNNRKNMMRSVEESLKRLKTDFIDVLYLHIWDNITPIDEVLRGLDDLIKQGKVTYAAISDTPAWVVSKGNTLAELMGWSQFIALQVEYSLLARTAERELLPMAKHYGMTVTPWAPLAGGALTGKYLRGEQGRVKPESNRRNDRAIKITEAVVEIAAELGVSESHVALQWMMDRDLSCIPIVGATKLEQLNDNLKATDTKLSPEHIQKLNQVSAIELGFPGDFFNEDAVKLNSFGGFYDRVEKR, encoded by the coding sequence ATGAACTACAAACTATTAGGCCGCTCGGGCCTTAAAGTATCCGAACTGTGCCTTGGCGCTATGGGCTTTGGTACCGAGGCAGGCTGGGGAGCCGATAAGGAAGGCAGCTTTGCCATTATGGATGCCTTTGCCAACGCCGGCGGCAATTTTATTGATACCGCCAACGTATACAAACTGGGCACCAGCGAAAAAATAATAGGCGAATACCTCGGCAATCATGATCGCGATTATTTTGTGCTGGCCACCAAATACACCCTGAAGGATAACATCACCAACCCCAATGCATCGGGCAATAACCGCAAAAACATGATGCGCAGCGTTGAAGAAAGCCTCAAACGCCTCAAAACCGATTTTATTGATGTGCTGTACCTGCACATCTGGGATAATATAACCCCCATTGATGAGGTGCTGCGCGGGCTCGACGATTTGATTAAACAAGGCAAAGTAACCTACGCCGCCATTAGCGATACCCCTGCCTGGGTAGTATCAAAAGGCAATACTCTTGCCGAGCTGATGGGCTGGAGCCAGTTTATTGCCCTACAGGTAGAGTACAGCCTGCTGGCCCGCACCGCCGAGCGCGAACTGCTGCCCATGGCCAAACACTACGGCATGACGGTTACGCCATGGGCCCCCCTGGCAGGCGGCGCACTCACCGGCAAATACCTGCGCGGCGAACAAGGCCGTGTAAAACCCGAAAGCAACCGCCGAAACGACCGTGCCATCAAAATAACCGAAGCCGTAGTTGAAATAGCCGCCGAGCTGGGCGTATCCGAAAGCCACGTTGCCCTGCAATGGATGATGGACCGCGACCTGAGCTGCATCCCCATAGTAGGGGCCACCAAGCTGGAGCAGCTAAACGATAACCTTAAAGCCACAGATACCAAACTAAGTCCCGAACATATCCAAAAATTAAACCAGGTAAGCGCTATCGAGTTGGGCTTCCCAGGAGATTTTTTTAATGAGGATGCTGTGAAACTGAACAGTTTTGGCGGGTTTTATGATAGGGTGGAGAAAAGGTAA
- a CDS encoding pentapeptide repeat-containing protein, producing MPSAYYEDQIFTKLNARELSPGNYENCKFINCDLANAHLYGFTFVDCLFDTCNLLLADVSSTGLQNIRFKHCKLSGVNFGKADDFLFEVHFEDCILDNAVFYKKKNKKAVFTDCSMMETDFTEADLSDCKFNNCNLKNAFFSRTVLKNADLSSSYNFIINPDDNVIKKAKFSLHGLPGLLTKYDIRVG from the coding sequence ATGCCATCAGCCTACTACGAAGATCAAATTTTCACCAAACTCAACGCCCGCGAGCTTAGCCCCGGCAATTATGAAAACTGTAAATTCATCAATTGCGACCTTGCCAATGCCCATCTTTACGGCTTTACTTTTGTTGATTGCCTGTTTGATACCTGCAACCTGCTACTGGCCGATGTAAGCAGCACCGGACTGCAAAACATCCGCTTTAAACATTGTAAGCTAAGCGGTGTAAACTTTGGTAAAGCCGATGATTTTTTGTTTGAGGTGCATTTTGAGGATTGTATTCTGGATAATGCCGTTTTTTACAAAAAGAAAAACAAAAAGGCCGTATTTACCGATTGCTCCATGATGGAAACCGATTTTACCGAGGCCGACCTGAGCGATTGTAAATTCAACAATTGCAACCTTAAAAACGCTTTTTTTAGCCGTACGGTGTTAAAAAATGCCGATTTAAGCTCATCGTACAACTTTATCATCAACCCGGATGATAATGTGATTAAAAAGGCTAAGTTTTCGTTACATGGTTTGCCTGGACTACTTACTAAATATGATATCCGTGTGGGATAA
- a CDS encoding mechanosensitive ion channel family protein has translation MPKIYYLLFLFIFSASTLKAQLPAGIKGEPVIINSDTLFKFYAPQGMFNTRERAGVVTARLQALINRLDFKPDSLNLVNDSTISVISYNNEIVMAINDKDASFSELTRPQLAANYLSVLKRKLGNVFENNSVKQIVTNILEAIAVIILVALLIWGVNKAFRFIRLKTIKAWESRMEKLAAKGAPVGYAHRLLPFINNLVKLVRLIIILLLIYLALPLLFYIFPSSKPFAVQLIGFVVDPLKDILLAVVHFIPNLLTITVIYFVTRYVVKLVKFVAREIENGAITLKGFYPEWTIPTYNIIRVLMYAFMFVVIFPYLPGSQSKVFQGVTVFIGVLFSLGSSSAISNMVSGIVLTYMRPFKIGDRIKVGEIVGDVMEKNLLVTRVRTIKNEDITVPNANILNGATVNYSSSAKTLGLILNTSVTIGYDAPWQTIHNLLISAAEATEGILTEPKPFVLQTALNDFNVSYQINAYTDQPGRMAVIYSQLYQNIQDKFNEAGVEIMSPHFTAVRDGNHIQIPDNYVAEGYSKPGFKIEKD, from the coding sequence ATGCCTAAAATATACTATTTGCTTTTCCTGTTTATATTTTCTGCATCTACCTTAAAGGCACAATTACCTGCCGGCATTAAAGGTGAACCGGTTATTATTAACAGCGATACCCTGTTTAAATTTTATGCCCCGCAAGGCATGTTCAATACCCGCGAGCGCGCCGGGGTGGTTACAGCACGCCTGCAGGCGCTTATTAACCGACTTGACTTTAAGCCCGATTCGTTAAATCTTGTTAATGACAGTACGATATCTGTTATCTCGTACAACAACGAGATCGTTATGGCTATCAATGATAAGGATGCCTCGTTTTCCGAACTCACCCGGCCCCAACTCGCGGCCAATTATCTATCGGTATTGAAACGCAAATTAGGTAATGTGTTTGAAAACAACAGTGTTAAACAGATTGTAACCAATATACTCGAAGCAATTGCTGTGATTATTTTGGTAGCGCTGCTGATATGGGGCGTTAACAAAGCATTCAGATTTATAAGGCTAAAAACCATCAAAGCCTGGGAAAGCCGGATGGAAAAACTGGCAGCTAAGGGCGCTCCTGTTGGGTACGCCCACCGGCTGCTTCCTTTTATTAATAATCTGGTAAAGCTGGTAAGGCTAATAATCATCCTGCTGTTGATTTATTTGGCGCTGCCATTACTTTTTTACATTTTCCCGTCGTCAAAACCTTTCGCCGTACAGTTGATAGGGTTTGTGGTCGATCCGCTGAAGGATATCCTGCTGGCCGTGGTGCATTTTATACCTAATTTGCTTACTATAACCGTTATTTATTTTGTAACACGTTATGTGGTAAAACTGGTAAAGTTTGTAGCCCGAGAAATTGAGAACGGCGCCATCACCCTTAAGGGTTTTTACCCGGAGTGGACTATCCCAACGTATAACATTATCCGCGTGCTGATGTATGCTTTTATGTTTGTGGTGATATTTCCTTACCTTCCCGGCTCACAATCAAAAGTTTTTCAGGGCGTTACGGTATTTATTGGTGTACTGTTCTCATTGGGTTCTTCCTCGGCCATATCCAACATGGTATCAGGCATTGTACTAACCTACATGCGGCCCTTTAAAATAGGCGACCGTATTAAAGTTGGCGAAATTGTGGGCGATGTGATGGAGAAAAACCTGCTGGTAACCCGTGTACGTACCATAAAAAACGAAGACATCACCGTACCCAATGCTAATATTTTGAACGGGGCTACTGTTAACTACAGTTCATCGGCAAAAACGCTGGGCCTGATATTGAATACCAGTGTTACCATTGGTTATGATGCGCCATGGCAAACCATACACAATTTGTTAATCAGCGCCGCCGAAGCCACCGAAGGTATTTTAACCGAACCCAAACCCTTCGTACTGCAAACCGCGCTGAATGATTTTAATGTAAGCTACCAGATAAACGCTTATACCGATCAGCCCGGCAGAATGGCTGTGATCTACTCGCAGCTGTACCAAAACATCCAGGATAAATTTAATGAGGCCGGTGTGGAGATCATGTCGCCGCATTTTACGGCTGTGCGCGATGGCAACCACATTCAGATACCGGATAATTATGTTGCAGAAGGATATAGTAAACCGGGGTTTAAGATTGAAAAGGATTAA